In Pseudomonas sp. LRP2-20, the genomic window CGACCGGGTTGAGCTTGAGCAGGCGACCCTGGCGGGTCACTTCGAGGGTATCGAGGTCGTAGCTCAAGTCCGCGACCTGCAGGGTACGGCGGCCGCCGCCCTGGGCCCGGCGCAGCACCGCTTCGATGCGCGCGGCCAACTCGGACAAGGCAAACGGCTTGAGCAGGTAATCATCGGCACCGGAGCGGAAGCCCTGCAGGCGATCGTCCAGCTGGTCGCGGGCCGTCAGCATGATCACCGGGGTATCCCGGCGGGCATCCTCACGCAGACGCTTGCACAGGGTATAGCCGTCGATACCGGGCAGCATGATGTCGAGCACGATCAGGTCGTAGTGCTCGGTGGCGGCCAGGTGCAGGCCTGAGAGGCCGTCCTGGGCGCAGTCGACGGTGTAGCCTTTCATGCCCAGGTAATCGGCAAGGTTGGCAAGAATGTCGCGGTTGTCTTCAACCAAAAGAATACGCATCGGGTTCTCCTGTGCGGCGCTTCGCTAGGGTGCGCGGCAGGCGCAGCTTAAGGCCATCGCCGGTACTGTGCCAGCCCTTGGGCAAATTCAGCGAACTTGACAGTTTTTTCACTGATCCTTCACGGACAGAGGATAGCGGGCGCATGACAATGCCCGGTCTTTTT contains:
- the colR gene encoding two-component system response regulator ColR, which encodes MRILLVEDNRDILANLADYLGMKGYTVDCAQDGLSGLHLAATEHYDLIVLDIMLPGIDGYTLCKRLREDARRDTPVIMLTARDQLDDRLQGFRSGADDYLLKPFALSELAARIEAVLRRAQGGGRRTLQVADLSYDLDTLEVTRQGRLLKLNPVGLKLLAVLMQKSPHVLRREVLEEALWGDDCPDSDSLRSHVHQLRQVIDKPFEKPLLHTVHGVGYRLAEGRDGV